Proteins encoded within one genomic window of Panicum virgatum strain AP13 chromosome 1N, P.virgatum_v5, whole genome shotgun sequence:
- the LOC120655841 gene encoding auxin-responsive protein SAUR41-like — MKEGGEKKNILAKTLQRCRTSLAHRRRPPAPPDRAAASSWGAVPAAGYFTVLVGPEKERFGVRARCANHPLFRALLDEAETEYGFAGCDGPLELPCAVDDFMEVMWEMEQGDPAASPGCGRFAAGTSRGHHLQQQGHQMMSPARFLVAGRS, encoded by the coding sequence ATGAAGGAAGGGGGCGAGAAGAAGAACATCCTGGCCAAGACGCTCCAGCGGTGCCGGACCTCGCTGGCCCACCGGAggcgcccgccggcgccccccgacagggcggcggcgtcgtcgtggGGCGCCGTGCCGGCGGCCGGCTACTTCACCGTGCTGGTGGGCCCGGAGAAGGAGCGGttcggcgtgcgcgcgcgctgcGCCAACCACCCGCTGTTTCGGGCGCTGCTGGACGAGGCCGAGACCGAGTACGGCTTCGCCGGCTGCGACGGGCCGCTCGAGCTGCCCTGCGCCGTCGACGACTTCATGGAGGTCATGTGGGAGATGGAGCAGGGCgaccccgccgcctcgccgggctGCGGCCGCTTCGCCGCCGGCACCAGCAGAGggcaccacctgcagcagcaggggcaccagatgatgagccccgcgaggttcctcgtcgccggccgctcGTGA